A single Anopheles arabiensis isolate DONGOLA chromosome 2, AaraD3, whole genome shotgun sequence DNA region contains:
- the LOC120898586 gene encoding uncharacterized protein LOC120898586 encodes MQSGGNQSSRALHAAEFGLHSIGKALLVRFVVPPAMVGLGKVESDLSVSFQELLEAIGRAKPSDRALYDAFAPVRKRIWRKKCIRWLSVAVCLAALGLAVYYIPWVNWQVTAVGRLIMIELLPYWDWTPLYRGKCLIAKAKETDAPKKYAPITSFPDDCVVCRNFDAVPVRTNVTYEALYRDHLIRNIPIIVSDVHLPWDQHPRYGRDWDSFLLDLEDLLLASPCDFRTNLLFSPRTAKAPAIARMVDLLASNGSLYGNGTARGWFVQLRNCALPPIKKTRTMFEKPYFYATHWEPPYTNWMLLSRAFHPGAPELTPNMAGLVIVHQMRARLSVTLRPRTECKDSCRALSLTLHQQQSLLFSTSLWNFSYLPSDGNETSVTFITETYESL; translated from the exons ATGCAATCAGGCGGAAACCAATCATCACGCGCCCTGCATGCAGCTGAGTTCGGGCTGCACAGCATCGGAAAAGCGTTGTTAGTACGGTTTGTAGTGCCACCAGCGATGGTCGGTTTAGGGAAAGTGGAATCGGACTTGAGCGTAAGCTTTCAGGAACTGTTGGAGGCAATCGGGAGGGCAAAACCTTCCGACCGCGCCCTGTACGATGCTTTCGCTCCGGTACGaaaacgcatatggcgcaaaAAGTGTATCCGCTGGCTGTCTGTTGCGGTGTGTCTGGCGGCCCTCGGGTTGGCGGTGTACTACATCCCGTGGGTGAACTGGCAGGTAACGGCAGTTGGTCGGTTAATCATGATCGAACTGTTACCCTACTGGGACTGGACCCCGCTGTACCGTGGCAAGTGTTTAATAGCGAAGGCGAAAGAAACTGATGCCCCGAAAAAGTATGCACCGATCACCTCATTTCCGGAcgattgtgttgtgtgtcgAAATTTTG ATGCGGTGCCAGTGCGTACCAATGTGACATACGAAGCGTTATATCGAGATCACCTTATACGTAATATACCGATCATTGTGTCCGATGTGCATCTCCCTTGGGACCAACATCCTCGGTACGGGAGAGATTGGGACAGTTTCTTGCTGGATCTAGAGGACCTACTACTGGCGAGCCCTTGTGATTTCCGCACGAATCTTCTATTCAGCCCACGGACTGCTAAAGCTCCCGCAATAGCACGTATGGTCGATCTGCTCGCCAGCAATGGGAGCCTGTATGGAAATGGCACCGCACGTGGTTGGTTTGTGCAGCTTCGAAACTGTGCCTTGCCACCGATCAAGAAAACGCGCACCATGTTCGAGAAACCCTACTTTTACGCCACCCATTGGGAACCACCCTATACAAACTGGATGCTGCTGTCCCGCGCTTTTCACCCGGGGGCACCAGAGCTGACACCAAACATGGCCGGTCTCGTAATAGTGCATCAGATGCGAGCAAGGCTAAGCGTTACGCTTCGGCCGCGGACAGAGTGTAAGGACAGTTGTCGTGCGTTGTCACTAACGTTACACCAGCAACAATCGCTGCTATTCTCAACCAGCTTGTGGAACTTTAGCTACCTACCGTCGGATGGCAACGAAACGTCTGTAACATTTATCACCGAAACGTACGAAAGTTTGTGA
- the LOC120898587 gene encoding pre-rRNA-processing protein esf-2-like encodes MKRNGSIILTQKKKRHIQTHSDDEDDDRLYNNESNDAGQEHEDEDDDLADGSEQEHVSDEEDDDGQDSNEEEEEDDDVRMDSNEEEDVEADGASGEGEEGSEQNDDGDEATEESSTAKIATPRNKVKRVKPLVKTKQKKTGVIYISSIPKHMNVTILRSLLEPFGDLGRIFLQPAQKDGQARLKTASGKSAMIKYTEGWVEFLDKRVAKAIVPMLNMQPITNKKKSVFRDILWSMKYLSGFKWVHLNERLAYERAVAKEKMREHIQQIRKEASYHETKVHHKEVALKNAAREKKGKNKKQ; translated from the exons ATGAAAAGAAACGGAAGTATTAttctcacacaaaaaaagaaaaggcatATTCAAACCCATTCGGACGATGAGGATGACGATCGCCTATACAACAACGAATCTAACGATGCCGGTCAAGAGCACGAGGATGAGGACGACGATCTAGCCGATGGAAGTGAACAAGAACATGTTTCGGACGAAGAGGATGATGACGGGCAGGACTCaaatgaggaggaggaggaagatgatgatgtCCGGATGGACTCAAATGAGGAGGAAGATGTGGAAGCCGACGGTGCGAGTGGCGAAGGCGAAGAGGGCAGTGAGCAAAATGATGACGGAGATGAGGCCACCGAAGAAAGCAGCACTGCCAAAATTGCAACCCCACGCAACAAGGTGAAACGAGTGAAACCTTTGGTAAAgacaaagcaaaagaaaacggGCGTAATATACATCAGCTCCATTCCAAAGCACATGAATGTGACGATCCTGCGATCGTTGCTGGAACCGTTCGGCGACCTCGGACGCATTTTCCTGCAACCGGCTCAAAAAG ATGGTCAAGCTCGGTTGAAAACGGCCAGTGGTAAGTCGGCAATGATTAAGTATACCGAGGGTTGGGTAGAGTTTCTTGATAAACGCGTGGCAAAAGCGATTGTGCCGATGCTAAACATGCAGCCGATCACGAACAAGAAGAAGTCAGTGTTTCGGGACATCCTGTGGAGCATGAAGTACTTGTCAGGGTTTAAGTGGGTCCATCTGAACGAGCGGCTAGCGTACGAACGGGCCGTGGCCAAGGAGAAAATGCGAGAACACATACAACAGATTCGCAAGGAAGCTTCGTATCACGAAACAAAAGTGCACCACAAAGAGGTGGCACTGAAAAATGCCGCAAGGGAGAAGaaaggcaaaaataaaaagcaataa